In Zingiber officinale cultivar Zhangliang chromosome 3A, Zo_v1.1, whole genome shotgun sequence, the DNA window CGACTGAAATGGGAGCCAAGATGTGAATTAGCAATCAGGGGATTGAAATTGGTGCGAAGTGAACTTTTTGGCTTTTACCTTGAGGTATATGTCGACGGCCCGATAGATGCCGTCGTCGAGAGGCCGGCCGTAGTCCGGCACGGCGGCCGTGAGTGCCATGAACTTGGGAGGCTTCAGATTCACGTCCGTAGACACCTCCGCCAAGTAACCGTCCACCAGCTTCGCCACTGCCGTCAGCGGCGTTAACGCCGGCGACGACGCCCCCGGCACCAGCTGCGCTTCGTCCACCACCCCCGACGACGCGACCGCCGGCGACTGGTCGATCTGCATAAAGTGGTCCAGAATCCTCTGCACGCAGTCGATGTCGTAGAGCGTCTCCACCGAATACCCCAAATTGGGGATCAGGATGTCCTCCAGAGTCGCCTCGTCCAGCTGCGACCCGATCCGCCGCTCTAGGTTTTCGCGGCACGAAGCGCTCGCCCGCAGGATCATGGCGGTGCGGAGCATGTTgaggaggaaggttgaggtcgtcACGCCCTTGCGCATCGGGAGGAGATCCACGATCTCTTCGATGAACACCCTCTGGTCGCTCTCCGACGGCGCCGAGACCGGCTCGCCCTGGGCGGAGACGGCGCGGAAGCTCAGGTTGCGGCTGAGCCCCGGGAGGAACCTCTTGGCGTAGAACATTAGGGCTCCGGCTATGCTCTCCGGCTTCATCCCCTTCGCCTCCATCGCCAAGATGAGTCTTTTAAAAAGGGGCAAGCTGAGAAACAACACGTCTTCGTACCACCAGTCGGAGATCGACGCCGAGCTGGATGTCTTCGCCGGGACGATCCCGTTCCACGCCGGGACGCCCTCGTCCGGGCTCTTTGCGGCCGCCGGACATCCGAAGACGGTTGAATCCGCGCAAGCTTTGGAGGCGAGGGAGTTGATGCATCTGGAGACGATCTGAAGGTCCTCGGCTTGGGGGAGGACGCTCTCGCAGGCCTCGAGCGCCTTGGTGGAGTCCTTCCAGCTGGCGAAGATCTGGTCGAGAAATTTCTCGGTCTGGAAGATGAGGGTTTCGCCGGAGGCCCATGCAGAGGTGCTCGGCGGCGCAGCGGAGGGAGACGACGTTGAGGGCGTTGAGCTCGATTCGGACGTCGTAGCAGAACTTGGCAACGAGCTCGAAGGCCTTGGCGCCTCCGGGGATGTCGTGCAGCTGGAGGATGCAGGAGGAGTCCTTGCCTtcgctgccgccgccgccgccgcggaACTCGCTGATTGCTTTCCTGAGGAGGCCGCTCCGGTTGAGTAGTGGAAACTGCACTAATTTGCTGGGTAAATTCCTTAACATAGCCGCATCAAATTTATATGTTTATCACCAAACTCTTTttttaattaatagttaataatttttaaaagataaaataaatacTTCAATCTCGTATTTTTacattcaagaaaaaaaaatgttaaaaacatTGGGAAAAAACTCAAAATAGTGCCCCAAATTAGCAAAACATTATATTATATAGGAGTCCCTTTCTCTTAAAAGaaagtaaaaattcaaatgagCTCTCCTCTCAGGGCATCTACAATAATATTGAGAACGTGTTTAGCTCGGGattatttttgataatcttaATTATTTATCTAAGATTATcaatgaaaattttatttgatttaagtaatCGATGATTCTCAGGTAATGTTTCATGCCCAACATGTCAGCAAAAGAGGCATGCAACCCGGAATCGAAAAACTGAGGTTTTTTTATGCCGgattaatgaattttttttacataaaatatcctcgaataagagaaaaatgtgataaaaaagtaaagaaaaaataaaacaaataaaaaatataataaaataaaataaaaaactttttaaaaataaaaaattgtaaaaaaacattaaaaattaaaaaaataggaaaaaaacattaaaaaaattaaaaaaaataaaaaaaatggaaaaaaaataaaaaaacatagaaaatagaaaaaaaacgtaaaaaaatttaaaaaaataaaaaacgtaaaaaataataaaaacaaaaactagaaaaaatatataaaaaaaaataaaaaaacataaattttttttaaaaaaatattttttaaaaaaaatttaaaaatttaaaaattaaaagaaattaaaaaattaaaaaaaacgtagagtttaaataataataataatatatatggttagttttgtaattaagggtaatatagtaaaatattaaactagattatttattaaaaccttcaaacaaataagtttttattgcattacctaagttgaaccaaataataattgattaagattatatatgataacttgaaccaaacgcaccatGAATATTTCTTCCAAATATTTGTGGTCCCCATGTTCACATCATCACTCAAATATCTCACTCCTCAAATATCTCAAATCTCACAATCAAATATccctttaatcaaatatttatagGTCACACCTACCAAATATCTTACTCTCAAATTTCTCAAATTATATAATACAATATCTCAAAAAAGATAATCATTGCCCTTTATGGGGCCCACTTACATGCCACTTAGAATGAAATCATCTGGCATAAAGTTATGTTCAATGATTTTTATTCATCTCTCAATTATCCTCTACAATAAGAAATATTtgagagaaaaaatatttaaagaaatatcTCCTTCAAATATCTCTATTAGAGATGCCCTCATAATTTTATCTTAAACATACTATTTAGCATTATTGTAAAAGATAACAGGTACTTTTACCACGTGTGAAAGTTACCGGCTACAGCTGGTAGAAGTTGACCAGTAATAATTATATGGTGTAAAACTACCTTCTAAGCACTAACTTTTATAAGTTTGATGATCATTaaaatatattcatttaaaatataataagtatTATAAAATACTCATCATTTAGTTTAcaaattgaaatattattttaattaaaattaccattcagaaaagtaaaaataaaataaaataaaatcatcattgtAAAGCTAACAAGTAACTTTTGTACATTATAAAACCTTTTCTATAAAATTGATCGTGATCATAATATTAATTTgaaatgcaataaatatcattaaGTTTCAATCATTTATTTTactcattaaaatattattttaatcaaattatcattcaaaaaataaaatcaaaatgatataaaattacTGTTGTAGTAAAAGTAAGTTGCTAGTTTCTATATGTGTAGATATTAACTTCTAGCTTTCACAATTATAGAAGCTAGTTGTTAATTTCTACATAATTGATCAAATAATGTAATATAGAAGTTAATTGttaatttttacaaattgtaaaaattagttgcTAGTTTTATGACTAAATGATTAGGTAATAAAAGTATTTTAGATAGATCACTTTAAGGGGGGGCATTCATATGATTTTAATCAGAAATAAGGTAAAAACATAAATAATGGATGCCCATTTTATATTTACCCAAAAATATTTTggcattaataaaattttaaaataatatttttgtaaATTCAGATCATTAAAAACAAATTATAATACCTTGTGGAGATAGAAAGTCATCTCCCCTACTTCTATCACAACATCACTTGAAAGCTCATTTAAACATTTCCTGCCAAATTAAAACAAAAACAACAACATTAATTTCATTTTCAGCTATAAAAAATGCCAAAAAATAATGAAGTAAaaaaaacttatatatatatatatggttgatATTACACTTAAATGCTATTTTGGATGAAATAAACAGAtcttaataatgaaatattttCAACAGCAGATTTAATTGCTGAAAGAAAAAGGGGGGAACCAATAGAGATGTGAAATTAATAAAACTCACCATGTTTGGCCTTCAAGCTGGAAAGTCTCAGGTTTGCTGCCTATCGTCATGGAAGCCATAGTCTCTTGATTAGCTAACGTAGAAGAAGACGACTCTGTTCCTGCTGTAGCTGCTGTCGTCCATGctagagaaaagaaagaaagacagAGAAATAGATTGCAGAGGAGGAATCCTAATTTGCAAGTTTTTGGATCTGAGTCCGAGTATTGAGGTGGAGCTGACACcaaattattcaataattttattttattttattttggaacATTTCAACTAATTATAGCTTTGGTGCTCATTTTTCACTAGATTATGCTTGGCTTAGAGATAGATTTGTTTCAAAGTATAAGAATTATTAGTAAgaacaattaaattatttttagaacaTTTGGTTGATAAACTTGAGATTTCTGAAGTCGTAATTTCACGTAAATTTATAATTTGATCACGCGACTACATCTatattaatattgtttttctcttTTACCGTAAAAAAACAGTTGTTGATCCAAAAGAACTTTGTAGATtttctatataaaaaaaaatactcagaGAATaccataaaataataattatttgacACAAATCTATATAAGTGGCAAAAAAACTGGCTACAAATCCACAATTCATGCACTCAAAACAACAAACTAAGAATATATAAGATTGAGCTAATTGTAAAGGGTCTTGGCCATCTGAACCCTCTGCGTCCTGCTTTTCATCTTAAATTGTTTTTCTTCACCCTTCTCGTTTTTTGTAATCGCTTTGGCTACGCGTTTAAGTTTCCGGAGGTTCTTGGATCTCGTCACTCGTCCAGCTTTCTTGATCTTCCTGATTCCAGCCAGCATGGGGCAAGACAGGAGAAATCACAAATGAGAAAGATTCAAAATGGTAACGAGCTAATGATATCTTCAAAAAGAAAGAGCAgcataaggaaaatagaatcatTATATTGAATTATTACAACTAAGAATAGGAAACGGAATCATTTGAGAAAAATAGCAGCATAAGGAAAACTTGAGTAATAAGCCAATTTCTGCTGAGGTGAGCCACCAACCGCTTGTGCCACATGGACATAACTTCCTCAACTTACAAAACTGTCATGTCCAAGTGTCTTTGGCTTCCATTGGCTCCATGCCAAGTGGCaacctatgcatgataaatagGCATGGTGGGTTCATTGGCAAGGCATCCAAGAGGGAGTGCCAAGAGAGTGCCAAAGGTGCAAGGGTGTGCCTAAGGAGTGTGCATTGTGAGCAAATTCGTGGGGAGTTTGCGAAGGCAAATTCTTGGATGCCTTGCCAATGAACCCACCATGCTTATTTATCATGTATAGGCGGCGGTTACAAAGGAGGTTACGTGGTGGTTACACCAACCACTTGTGCCACATGGACATAACTTCCTCAACTTACAAAACCGCCATGTCCAAGTGTCTTTGGCTTCCATTGGCTCCATGCCAAGTGGCAGCCTGCACCCATGTGCTTGCTCCATCATAATGCTGCATTGGATCCACGCCAAGTGTCAGCATGTTCCGCTTGTGCTTCGCCCCATGGCTTCACCGCATTGGTCCACGCCAAGTGTCAATCCGCACCCCTTGTGCTTGACCACGTCCTGGCTTTGTTGGCACCCACGAACAGTCCATCTGTCCGCCCAGTGTTCGCACAACGGCTCCAAGTCTTCGGCACCACGAATAGTCCATCTGTCCACCTTTGGCACCACGGGCAGTTCATCTATCCGCACCACGAACAGTCCACCTGTCCGCGTTTCTCCATGGCTCCGCTTCTTTGGCCCCGCGCCAAAGCATGTTTGCACGTCAAGTGCTCGGCCCACGGCTCCGTCTCTTTGGCCCCGCGCCAAAGCATgtttgcacaccaagtgctcggccCACGGCTCGATCTCTTTGGCACCACGAACAAGTCCCGTCTGCTCGCTTCCTTGGCGCCACGAGCAAGTCCCTCTGCCCGCACCTTCGTTGCCATAGACAAGTCCGTCTGTCTACTCCGTCAGTAACACGAGCAATCCATTTGCCCGCACAACGGACAAGTCCCGTCTGTCCGCCTTTGCTGCTTCGGCATGCCCAGCACACATGCCTTGCTCGCCACAATGCCAAGTCTGCCACATGCACGACTTGGGCTTGGGTAGCACCCCGCGTGCTACCGTATCTGCAACATCGACATGGCTTGTGCACAGCCACGCCCGGATCATTGCCAAGCCTTGCTCAACTAAGGCTTGGGCTTTGGACAGCCCCATGCTGCTGCTCCACTGGCCGCTTGGCATGTCTAGCATACATGCCACGCCCGCTTCGCTGCTAAGTCCGCCTCCTGCAAACTTAGTCTTGGACAGCGCCCCGCGCACTGCCAATCTGCTCCTTGGCATGACTTTCGCCCATGCCACGCATGCTGGTTTGCCAAGTCCGCCTCCTGCAGACTTGGGTTTGGACAGTGCCCCGCGCACTGCCAATCTGCTGCTTGGCATGGCCTGCACCCATGCCATGTTTGCTGTTTTGCCAAGTCTTCCTCATGTAAGACTTGGGCTTGGGCAGCCCCGCGCCGTCGCTTGGCTTGGCATGCCTTGCGCGCATGCCACGCCTTGAATATTTGCCAAGTCTGCCTCCTGCCATACTTGGGCTTGGACAGCC includes these proteins:
- the LOC122051569 gene encoding uncharacterized protein LOC122051569 yields the protein MAKNRNKRGKNKNDLNKDGAMSIDVSTDAVTDAPQQMDTSEGKNSNSFIGAIDRKIKKAGRVTRSKNLRKLKRVAKAITKNEKGEEKQFKMKSRTQRVQMAKTLYN